A section of the Pseudovibrio sp. M1P-2-3 genome encodes:
- the kdsA gene encoding 3-deoxy-8-phosphooctulonate synthase, producing the protein MSHPNAEVSVGKALFSNSKPFSLIAGPCQMESRAHALEMAQAVKEITDELGIGYVFKASYDKANRTSLSGSRGIGFSEAMPIFSEIKETLGLPVITDVHEPGHCAPVAETCDVLQIPAYLCRQTDLLVAAAKTGRVINVKKGQFLAPWDMKNVMNKIVQSGNPNVLLCERGTTFGYNTLITDMRGLPTMAAMGAPVVFDATHSVQQPGGQGGSSGGQREFVATLARAAVSVGIAGLFIETHDDPDNTASSDGPNMIPLDRLKELLAWLKEFDAVAKSKTFEI; encoded by the coding sequence ATGTCTCATCCCAACGCAGAAGTCTCTGTTGGAAAAGCTCTATTTTCTAATAGTAAACCATTTTCACTTATCGCTGGCCCTTGTCAGATGGAATCTCGCGCCCATGCCTTGGAAATGGCTCAGGCAGTGAAAGAAATCACTGACGAGCTTGGTATAGGTTACGTTTTTAAAGCTTCCTATGATAAAGCCAACCGGACAAGTTTGAGTGGTAGCCGGGGTATTGGCTTTAGCGAAGCAATGCCAATTTTTTCCGAAATCAAGGAAACACTTGGCCTACCTGTAATCACTGACGTCCATGAACCCGGGCACTGTGCGCCAGTTGCTGAGACCTGTGACGTGTTGCAAATCCCTGCGTACTTATGTCGCCAGACAGACCTGTTGGTTGCCGCAGCAAAAACCGGGCGTGTGATTAATGTTAAAAAAGGGCAATTCCTTGCGCCTTGGGACATGAAAAACGTAATGAACAAAATTGTTCAAAGTGGTAACCCCAACGTGCTCCTGTGTGAAAGAGGAACAACTTTTGGTTACAACACGTTGATCACTGATATGCGCGGCTTACCAACAATGGCTGCTATGGGTGCGCCTGTTGTCTTTGATGCGACGCATTCGGTTCAGCAGCCAGGGGGGCAGGGCGGCTCATCTGGAGGTCAGAGGGAGTTTGTTGCAACGTTGGCGCGCGCTGCCGTGTCTGTCGGTATTGCTGGTTTGTTTATCGAAACTCACGATGATCCAGACAATACAGCCTCCTCTGATGGTCCCAACATGATCCCGCTGGACCGCCTGAAGGAGCTTCTTGCATGGCTCAAGGAATTTGATGCCGTTGCTAAGTCTAAAACATTCGAGATTTGA
- the eno gene encoding phosphopyruvate hydratase, translating to MTAIIDIVGREILDSRGNPTVEVDVLLEDGSFGRAAVPSGASTGAFEAVERRDGGERYLGKGVEGAVEAVNSEIFDAIGGMDAEDQVKVDRAMIDLDGTENKGRLGANAILGVSLAVAKAAAEASALPLYRYVGGVGARTLPVPMMNIINGGEHADNPIDFQEFMITPVGASSLREAVRMGSEVFHNLKKGLSAAGHNTNVGDEGGFAPGIGSTDEAIGFILNAIEKAGYTPGDDVMLALDPASTEFFADGKYNLKGESKVLGPQEMARYYEDLVSKYPIFSIEDGMAEEDWEGWKALTDAIGDKCQLVGDDLFVTNTQRLSRGIQGGIANSILVKVNQIGSLTETMEAVEMAHKAAYTSVMSHRSGETEDNTIADLAVAFNCGQIKTGSLSRSDRIAKYNQLIRIEEELGPQGHFAGRSILRG from the coding sequence ATGACAGCAATCATCGATATTGTCGGCCGCGAGATCCTCGACAGCCGTGGTAACCCTACAGTTGAAGTCGACGTCCTATTGGAAGATGGTTCCTTTGGTCGTGCTGCTGTTCCGTCTGGTGCGTCCACAGGTGCGTTTGAAGCTGTTGAACGCCGTGATGGCGGCGAGCGCTATCTGGGTAAAGGTGTTGAGGGCGCCGTAGAAGCTGTAAATAGTGAAATATTTGATGCCATTGGCGGTATGGATGCCGAAGATCAAGTTAAAGTTGATCGGGCAATGATTGATCTGGACGGTACCGAGAACAAAGGGCGCTTGGGCGCAAATGCTATTCTTGGTGTGTCCCTTGCTGTTGCAAAAGCTGCGGCTGAGGCGTCTGCTCTCCCGCTTTACCGTTATGTTGGTGGCGTTGGCGCGCGTACCCTACCTGTTCCAATGATGAATATCATCAATGGCGGTGAGCATGCCGATAACCCGATTGACTTTCAAGAGTTCATGATTACGCCGGTTGGTGCTTCGTCCCTGCGTGAAGCTGTTCGTATGGGGTCTGAGGTTTTTCATAATTTGAAAAAAGGCCTGTCAGCTGCTGGTCACAACACAAATGTTGGTGATGAGGGCGGGTTTGCGCCAGGTATTGGCTCCACTGATGAAGCTATCGGTTTTATATTAAATGCCATTGAAAAAGCTGGGTATACGCCTGGTGATGACGTTATGCTGGCGTTGGATCCCGCATCGACTGAGTTTTTTGCTGATGGAAAGTATAACCTGAAAGGCGAAAGTAAAGTTCTGGGTCCGCAGGAAATGGCCCGCTACTACGAAGACTTGGTCTCCAAATACCCGATCTTCTCTATTGAAGATGGTATGGCGGAAGAAGATTGGGAAGGCTGGAAAGCTCTGACTGATGCAATTGGTGACAAGTGCCAGCTTGTTGGGGATGATTTGTTTGTGACAAATACACAGCGTCTTTCCCGCGGCATTCAAGGCGGTATCGCGAACTCCATTCTTGTTAAAGTGAACCAGATCGGCTCTTTGACTGAAACGATGGAAGCCGTTGAAATGGCTCACAAAGCTGCCTACACCTCCGTTATGTCGCACCGTTCTGGTGAAACAGAGGATAATACAATTGCTGACCTTGCTGTGGCTTTTAATTGCGGTCAGATTAAAACAGGTTCGCTGTCCCGTTCCGATCGTATTGCGAAATACAATCAACTCATTCGCATTGAAGAAGAGCTTGGACCGCAAGGTCACTTTGCAGGTCGTTCAATTCTGCGTGGCTAG
- a CDS encoding M10 family metallopeptidase, with amino-acid sequence MNSTNENTSNINTNDNSLQNTNSITASEYTEAGNVDAPDSIETPYEISAGDTFTGFVGLEDEADYIAITLEAGNIYTFDMEGNKGQPLGDTLLRLYDVEGNEVAMDDDSGEGYFASLQYVPTISGTYYIAAAPYSSSYFGDYTLKTSVVHTGHEDVEPKTVVEADDAAATSDTTYEINVGDTFEGKLSQGSDVDRVAITLEAGLTYDIDLSGTADLFDGLQDSYLKVYDEDGNLIAEDKDGGDALYSSLRFTAPASGTFYIEASSANDKKGDYAINVNLAEALPVDPSDTYIIEGSDAAENKTTDYEIELGDTFQGSIGAYKDVDYIAVTLEAGKAYEVSMDAYAGNGNALSDPKFYIMGINGESLPLADDDGGQGTNAHLRFIAQESGTYYIKAVASWHTYTGDYIVTAVLSDEQPEPPVDPIDPFVIEEEDAPASFDSPYEMDPDVQPVFYGSLDEKGDADYVAVTLEAGETYAFDLVASENSDFTNGTLKLLGPDGQPIEIERAPTSFKFTVEEAGTYHLEVGSDFSWFTGDYTLSVEKSEPDVIDPYNPTHTEWWSHDEIANWLTHGYYQDNYRAFDVEPGGEITVNFGEMEEDSIYMARLALESWASVTGINFKEIDEEAQINFTDHNIGGSITVNHSGHVIKSANINIQATWVWSGGMDLDGLTMKTYIHEIGHALGLSHAGLYNGGASYDVHANYANDSYQMSVMSYFSQKENTQIDATWAQPVTPMIADIIAIQNLYGAPTDLRLEDTVYGDNSTAGGFYDDIVNSDRAYGPAFTIIDNGGIDTVNFESREEDQVINLASESISSVMGEIGNMIIMRDTVIENAISGSGDDILLGNGVDNVLIANAGSDILVGGEGNDTLTGGEGEDLFVFGSGDGEDVITDFTVELDYIEFVSGASSFDDLTITSESTDTLIAYDGGSVLLQGVDASLISAGDFLFA; translated from the coding sequence ATGAACTCTACAAATGAGAATACATCTAATATTAATACGAATGATAACTCATTACAAAATACAAATAGTATTACCGCTTCCGAATATACTGAAGCGGGGAACGTGGACGCGCCAGATTCCATAGAGACTCCCTACGAAATCTCTGCGGGGGACACTTTTACAGGCTTCGTGGGATTGGAAGACGAAGCAGATTACATCGCCATTACGCTGGAAGCTGGCAACATTTATACCTTCGATATGGAAGGTAACAAAGGGCAACCTCTAGGGGATACTCTTCTGCGCCTCTATGACGTTGAGGGCAATGAAGTGGCAATGGATGATGATAGCGGGGAAGGGTATTTTGCCAGCCTGCAGTATGTCCCTACCATCTCCGGCACCTACTACATTGCTGCAGCACCTTACAGTAGTAGTTATTTCGGTGATTACACCTTAAAAACAAGTGTGGTGCACACTGGGCATGAGGATGTAGAACCTAAAACCGTAGTGGAGGCGGACGATGCGGCGGCAACTTCCGATACGACCTACGAGATAAATGTGGGCGACACCTTTGAAGGTAAGCTTAGCCAAGGAAGTGATGTGGACCGCGTTGCCATTACGCTGGAAGCTGGACTGACCTATGACATTGACTTGTCTGGCACTGCTGACCTCTTCGATGGACTGCAAGATTCCTATTTAAAAGTATATGATGAAGATGGAAATCTCATCGCGGAGGATAAGGATGGCGGTGATGCGCTGTATTCAAGCCTCCGCTTCACTGCGCCTGCGTCTGGCACTTTTTATATTGAGGCATCTTCTGCCAATGACAAAAAAGGTGACTACGCCATCAATGTGAATCTGGCAGAGGCTTTGCCGGTTGACCCTTCCGATACCTATATCATTGAAGGCTCTGACGCAGCGGAAAATAAGACAACCGACTATGAAATAGAGCTGGGTGATACTTTCCAAGGAAGTATCGGTGCTTATAAAGATGTTGACTACATTGCTGTAACTCTGGAGGCTGGCAAAGCCTATGAAGTTTCCATGGATGCGTATGCAGGTAATGGAAACGCTCTTTCCGATCCGAAGTTCTATATTATGGGAATAAACGGAGAATCTCTCCCGCTTGCTGATGATGATGGGGGGCAAGGTACCAATGCTCACCTGCGTTTTATAGCACAGGAATCTGGCACATATTATATTAAAGCAGTGGCCAGCTGGCATACGTACACCGGTGACTACATTGTGACTGCCGTTCTTTCTGACGAGCAGCCAGAGCCTCCGGTCGATCCTATCGATCCATTCGTGATCGAGGAAGAGGACGCGCCAGCATCTTTCGATTCGCCCTATGAAATGGACCCAGATGTTCAGCCTGTATTCTACGGTTCATTAGACGAAAAAGGCGATGCGGACTACGTTGCAGTTACATTAGAGGCCGGTGAAACCTACGCATTTGATCTGGTGGCTTCTGAAAATAGCGACTTCACCAACGGCACTTTGAAGCTTTTGGGCCCTGATGGGCAGCCTATTGAGATTGAACGGGCTCCGACTTCCTTCAAATTCACTGTTGAAGAAGCTGGAACTTATCATCTTGAAGTTGGATCCGATTTCAGCTGGTTTACTGGCGACTATACCCTGAGCGTAGAAAAGAGCGAGCCGGATGTCATTGATCCGTATAACCCAACCCATACGGAGTGGTGGTCACATGATGAGATCGCAAACTGGCTAACCCACGGCTACTATCAGGATAACTATCGGGCATTCGATGTTGAGCCGGGTGGAGAAATTACCGTCAACTTCGGTGAGATGGAAGAGGATAGTATCTACATGGCGCGCCTGGCTCTTGAATCTTGGGCTAGCGTTACAGGTATCAATTTCAAAGAAATTGACGAAGAAGCACAGATCAATTTTACTGACCACAATATCGGTGGGTCGATTACTGTTAATCACTCAGGTCACGTAATTAAATCTGCTAACATTAATATTCAAGCGACTTGGGTTTGGTCCGGTGGTATGGATCTGGATGGTTTGACGATGAAGACCTATATTCATGAAATCGGCCACGCATTGGGCTTGTCTCATGCAGGCCTGTACAATGGCGGCGCTTCCTACGACGTTCATGCCAATTACGCTAATGACTCCTACCAGATGAGCGTCATGTCGTACTTCTCACAGAAAGAGAATACGCAGATTGATGCAACATGGGCCCAGCCTGTAACTCCGATGATTGCGGATATTATAGCAATTCAGAATCTCTACGGTGCCCCAACTGACCTCCGCCTTGAAGATACTGTCTATGGCGACAATTCGACCGCTGGTGGGTTCTATGACGACATCGTGAACTCTGATCGTGCTTATGGCCCAGCATTCACAATCATCGATAACGGCGGTATTGACACCGTTAACTTCGAAAGCCGTGAAGAAGATCAGGTGATCAACCTAGCTTCCGAGAGCATCTCAAGTGTCATGGGTGAAATCGGTAACATGATCATCATGCGTGATACAGTTATCGAAAATGCGATTTCCGGTTCAGGTGATGATATTCTGCTGGGCAACGGCGTTGATAACGTTCTGATCGCAAATGCCGGCTCTGACATCCTTGTTGGCGGCGAAGGAAACGACACCTTAACCGGCGGTGAAGGCGAAGACCTGTTCGTCTTCGGTAGCGGCGACGGCGAAGACGTTATCACCGACTTCACAGTTGAACTTGACTACATTGAGTTTGTTTCCGGCGCTTCTTCTTTCGATGACCTGACGATTACAAGCGAAAGCACAGATACCCTTATTGCCTATGATGGCGGTTCGGTCCTGCTACAAGGTGTAGACGCCAGCCTTATAAGTGCAGGCGACTTCCTCTTCGCTTAA
- a CDS encoding IS481 family transposase, producing the protein MGQVLHGSATTTHAVRSAIQKSDATIKELSTRYNINPKTVMKWKKRSSVEDQPMGRKNPRSTVLTVAEEAACIAFRKHSLLALDDCLYALQETIPKLTRSSLHRLFQRHGISRLPAPDKNKTKKPFKAYPIGYFHIDIAEVRTAEGKLYLFVAIDRTSKFAFVELHEKATRRIAGNFLRNLIMTVPYKVHTVLTDNGTHFTDPKGDSWNAQDVKRMLATGQRFRCHAFVLACAQNDIDHRLTKPAHPWTNGQVERMNRTIKEATVRRYYYQTHNLLRTHLETFIQAYNFAKRLKALKGQTPFEYITKQWTNEPDRFIKQPNHLLAGLNTYHPKTFLGSCLW; encoded by the coding sequence ATGGGACAGGTATTACACGGCAGCGCCACGACTACTCACGCGGTTCGATCGGCCATCCAAAAATCGGATGCAACAATCAAAGAGCTGAGTACCCGATATAACATCAATCCCAAAACGGTTATGAAGTGGAAAAAACGTAGCAGCGTAGAAGATCAACCTATGGGCCGGAAAAATCCTCGCTCTACCGTTCTTACTGTGGCTGAAGAGGCTGCGTGTATTGCTTTTCGCAAGCACTCTTTACTCGCGCTGGATGACTGCCTTTATGCTCTGCAGGAAACGATCCCGAAGTTGACCCGCTCATCCCTCCACCGTCTATTCCAGCGCCACGGGATTTCGCGTCTGCCAGCCCCAGATAAGAACAAGACCAAAAAACCTTTCAAAGCCTATCCGATCGGTTACTTTCACATCGATATCGCGGAGGTGCGAACTGCGGAAGGCAAGCTTTATTTGTTCGTTGCCATTGATAGAACGTCGAAGTTTGCCTTTGTGGAACTGCATGAGAAAGCCACCAGAAGGATTGCTGGCAACTTTCTTCGCAACCTCATCATGACTGTACCTTATAAAGTCCACACCGTGCTGACTGACAACGGGACCCATTTCACCGATCCCAAAGGCGACAGTTGGAATGCTCAGGACGTGAAGCGTATGCTCGCGACCGGTCAGCGGTTTCGATGCCATGCTTTTGTTCTGGCCTGCGCTCAAAATGATATTGACCACCGGCTAACGAAACCGGCCCATCCCTGGACCAACGGTCAGGTCGAACGTATGAACCGCACCATCAAAGAGGCCACGGTTCGACGCTATTATTACCAGACACACAACCTGCTGCGCACTCATCTGGAAACGTTCATACAGGCTTATAACTTCGCCAAACGCCTCAAGGCTCTCAAAGGACAAACACCCTTTGAATACATTACCAAACAATGGACAAACGAGCCGGACAGGTTCATAAAACAGCCTAACCATCTCCTCGCGGGACTTAACACATACCATCCAAAGACTTTTCTTGGATCATGCCTTTGGTGA
- a CDS encoding DUF2793 domain-containing protein — MEKSNIYGLPFIAASQSQKHITHNEALSQLDAFIQLSVKSRTTVSPPEDEDEGTRYLVPQDASGSFLGHEASVAAQIGGAWVFVEPVAGMRCWVEDESLLLFYTEGEWREFASVIDALTLDTAANGVLSKLGVGLAADDQMRLAVKTPDAVITHGASGDVALRLNRAVQENEASLAFLSNWQPRALLGHFGQDNFTLKVSADGSAYLPVWSVDGVTGEFNLLCEQVTLCSTEHGAQTGLAVKEELIDLTGAHVQSTLAFPARAIVFCVSLRVTQSITGVSSFHCGLSGELSKFGGFLSVAEGAHNVGVVGPFAVYADTPIVITAEGGNFSGGQLRIALHYLLPSAAQS; from the coding sequence ATGGAAAAGTCGAATATCTACGGTTTGCCGTTTATTGCGGCCTCCCAATCACAAAAACACATCACTCACAACGAGGCTTTGTCTCAGTTGGATGCTTTTATCCAGCTCTCGGTAAAATCCAGAACCACTGTCAGTCCTCCTGAGGATGAAGACGAAGGTACGCGTTATCTGGTTCCTCAGGATGCTTCGGGAAGTTTTTTAGGGCATGAGGCTTCCGTTGCAGCGCAAATCGGCGGGGCATGGGTTTTTGTTGAACCCGTGGCCGGTATGCGGTGCTGGGTGGAAGATGAAAGCCTATTGCTCTTTTACACTGAGGGGGAATGGAGGGAATTTGCTAGTGTTATTGATGCGCTCACACTTGATACTGCTGCAAATGGGGTGCTTTCCAAACTTGGTGTTGGATTGGCGGCCGACGACCAGATGCGGCTGGCGGTAAAAACACCAGATGCAGTTATAACCCATGGGGCTTCTGGTGACGTCGCTTTGAGGCTGAACCGTGCTGTTCAGGAGAATGAGGCCAGCCTTGCTTTTTTGAGTAACTGGCAACCAAGAGCACTGCTGGGGCACTTTGGTCAGGATAATTTTACGTTAAAGGTGAGTGCTGATGGCAGTGCTTATTTACCGGTTTGGTCGGTTGATGGGGTAACTGGTGAGTTTAACCTTCTTTGCGAGCAGGTAACTCTTTGCTCCACAGAGCATGGGGCGCAAACAGGCTTGGCTGTAAAAGAGGAGCTGATAGATTTAACTGGCGCACATGTTCAAAGCACTCTTGCGTTTCCAGCAAGGGCAATTGTGTTTTGTGTCTCACTGCGGGTAACTCAGAGCATCACAGGGGTTAGTTCGTTTCATTGCGGGCTTTCGGGAGAGCTTTCCAAGTTTGGTGGGTTTTTGTCTGTGGCAGAAGGCGCTCATAATGTGGGTGTTGTTGGTCCCTTTGCCGTTTATGCGGATACGCCAATAGTTATTACTGCAGAGGGCGGGAATTTTAGTGGAGGTCAGCTTCGAATTGCGCTGCATTATTTACTGCCAAGCGCCGCCCAGAGTTAG
- a CDS encoding Ppx/GppA phosphatase family protein, with translation MKKTGDGSSAGGSGAPGTAGPSFSSKRRKRKHRKGQPQSSSARVGDRNHSAKLSQDLAQETGSARPEGAKRQRKSRRNKPNRAERRALARQVASTPVVEVKEGGTAISVSLPEVSKPSSGDDKAVSKPQQETFTGNERKAGPNHLRLKNASHNRSSYNHHGSGSSEEPRASTWGEPRSHLRKPWGNRSSDEWRGGARPPWGRHHDARQDKLYAALDLGTNNCRLLIAKPDHRGFRVVDAYSRIVRLGEGVGQSGRISDRAMGRAIEALKVCQEKLEDSGVERARLIATEACRAAVNGEEFIRRAREEAGIDLEIVTQETEARLAVAGCVSLVDPEADGVLLFDIGGGSSEIVWLDLRNRYGARGFALTRFIRTWTSLPVGVVNLAERHGGKIVSSSLFEDMVEDVSKMLETFPLADELSDAIRGGNVHMLGTSGTVTTLAGVHLGLKRYDRRRVDGVWMHDDDVSQMIQQLLNMSYEERVENPCIGQDRADLVLAGCAILEAIRRRWPCERLRVADRGLREGILMEMMAADKVWRKPAGRR, from the coding sequence TTGAAAAAAACGGGTGATGGATCCTCTGCAGGCGGATCAGGCGCACCCGGAACGGCAGGACCTAGCTTCTCGTCAAAGCGGCGAAAGCGGAAGCATAGAAAAGGGCAACCCCAATCGTCATCAGCACGAGTAGGGGATCGTAACCATTCTGCTAAACTGAGTCAGGATCTGGCTCAGGAAACAGGGAGTGCGCGTCCAGAAGGCGCAAAGCGGCAGAGAAAAAGCCGCCGAAATAAGCCCAATAGGGCCGAAAGGCGAGCGCTGGCTCGACAGGTGGCATCTACGCCGGTTGTTGAAGTCAAAGAAGGCGGAACCGCGATAAGTGTTTCTCTTCCGGAGGTTTCTAAACCGAGCTCTGGAGACGATAAAGCTGTATCCAAACCCCAACAGGAAACATTTACGGGAAACGAGCGGAAAGCTGGTCCCAATCATTTGCGTTTAAAAAACGCTTCACATAATCGCTCCTCCTATAATCATCATGGTAGCGGAAGCAGTGAAGAGCCCAGAGCTTCTACGTGGGGAGAGCCCCGCAGTCACTTGCGCAAGCCTTGGGGCAATCGGAGCTCCGATGAATGGAGAGGTGGGGCGAGGCCACCTTGGGGAAGGCATCATGATGCCAGACAGGACAAGCTTTATGCCGCGCTGGATCTTGGAACTAATAACTGCCGTCTGTTAATTGCAAAGCCGGATCACAGGGGCTTCAGGGTTGTTGATGCCTATTCCCGTATTGTTCGTCTTGGAGAAGGTGTCGGGCAAAGCGGCCGCATTTCCGATAGGGCGATGGGGCGGGCCATTGAAGCCTTGAAAGTCTGTCAGGAAAAGCTTGAGGACAGCGGCGTTGAACGCGCCCGCCTTATTGCAACAGAAGCGTGCCGCGCTGCCGTAAACGGTGAAGAATTTATTAGGAGAGCCCGCGAAGAGGCTGGAATCGACCTTGAAATTGTAACACAGGAAACAGAAGCCCGTCTGGCTGTTGCCGGATGTGTTTCTCTGGTTGATCCTGAGGCCGATGGTGTTCTGCTATTCGATATTGGTGGAGGGTCCTCGGAAATCGTCTGGCTGGACCTGCGTAACCGTTATGGAGCACGTGGCTTTGCACTGACGCGCTTTATTCGTACATGGACATCATTACCGGTGGGTGTGGTTAACTTGGCCGAGCGGCATGGAGGAAAAATTGTTTCTTCCTCTTTATTTGAAGACATGGTAGAGGATGTCTCCAAAATGCTGGAAACGTTCCCCCTTGCAGATGAGTTATCGGATGCAATCCGTGGGGGTAACGTTCACATGCTTGGAACATCAGGTACTGTTACAACGCTTGCAGGCGTTCATCTGGGACTTAAACGCTATGACAGACGCCGTGTTGACGGGGTTTGGATGCACGATGACGATGTATCCCAGATGATACAGCAACTTTTAAATATGTCCTATGAAGAGAGGGTTGAAAACCCTTGCATTGGTCAGGACCGTGCTGACCTTGTTCTTGCCGGTTGTGCCATATTGGAGGCAATTCGCAGGCGTTGGCCCTGCGAGCGCTTGCGTGTCGCGGACAGGGGACTTCGTGAAGGTATCCTGATGGAAATGATGGCCGCCGATAAAGTGTGGCGGAAGCCTGCCGGTCGCAGGTAG
- a CDS encoding RlmE family RNA methyltransferase, with the protein MAENSSGRGRGDRGMFEKVKTARKRSYSSTLWLQRQLNDPYVRQAKLDGYRSRAAYKLIEINDKHKIIKPGMRVVDLGAAPGGWCQVTVPMVESSVEDPRIVGIDYLDVEPIPGVVLLKKDFLDDDAPEALMEALGGHKPDLVMSDMAAPTTGHRQTDHLRTTYLFEVAIDFARQNLKQDGAFLSKVFAGGAENSLLQGLKKEFKSVSHIKPPASRKQSPEMFILAKGFRG; encoded by the coding sequence ATGGCCGAAAATTCAAGTGGCCGGGGCCGTGGCGATCGCGGCATGTTTGAGAAAGTTAAGACTGCCCGCAAGAGATCTTATAGTTCAACGCTTTGGTTGCAGCGGCAGCTGAATGATCCATACGTGCGCCAAGCAAAGCTGGATGGGTACCGCTCTCGGGCGGCCTATAAGCTGATTGAAATCAACGATAAGCACAAAATAATCAAACCGGGTATGCGAGTTGTTGACCTTGGTGCTGCGCCAGGTGGTTGGTGTCAGGTAACCGTACCAATGGTGGAATCTTCCGTTGAAGACCCGCGTATTGTCGGGATCGATTATCTGGATGTGGAGCCAATCCCCGGGGTTGTGCTCTTGAAAAAGGACTTTCTTGATGATGATGCGCCAGAGGCATTAATGGAAGCGCTGGGCGGGCACAAGCCTGATCTGGTCATGTCAGATATGGCGGCCCCAACAACAGGGCACCGGCAGACGGATCACTTGAGAACCACCTATCTGTTTGAAGTAGCCATTGATTTTGCCCGTCAAAATTTGAAACAAGACGGTGCCTTCCTGTCGAAAGTATTCGCGGGTGGAGCAGAGAACTCGTTGCTGCAAGGCCTCAAGAAAGAGTTCAAATCTGTCTCTCACATCAAGCCGCCAGCAAGTCGTAAGCAGAGCCCGGAAATGTTTATTCTTGCGAAAGGGTTTCGCGGGTAA